A single window of Kitasatospora sp. HUAS MG31 DNA harbors:
- a CDS encoding SGNH/GDSL hydrolase family protein — protein MCDDLLPDGQFRGWADRVAAALAAERPDGGFRYANLAVRGKLIGQIVDEQVGAAAAMDADLVTLAGGLNDVLRPGCDIGDVEVQLGRAAAELIADGRTVVMFTSTDPTRRMSGSARLLPVILRMKAFVEGIARANPGRVAVVDLFSAPCFDDRRLWDEDRLHLSPEGHRRVAAAVLEALGRPAEFDWRAPLAQADPRGRREELGADLRWLRTHLGPWIGRRLLGHSSGDGRAPKRPELLPYES, from the coding sequence ATGTGCGACGACCTGCTGCCGGACGGGCAGTTCCGCGGGTGGGCCGACCGCGTGGCCGCCGCCCTGGCCGCCGAGCGTCCGGACGGCGGGTTCCGCTACGCGAACCTCGCCGTCCGCGGGAAGCTGATCGGCCAGATCGTCGACGAGCAGGTCGGGGCCGCCGCCGCGATGGACGCCGACCTGGTGACCCTGGCCGGCGGGCTGAACGACGTGCTCCGCCCCGGCTGCGACATCGGTGACGTCGAGGTGCAACTGGGCCGGGCGGCCGCCGAGCTGATCGCCGACGGCCGCACGGTGGTGATGTTCACCAGCACCGACCCGACCCGCCGGATGTCCGGCAGCGCCCGGCTGCTCCCGGTGATCCTGCGGATGAAGGCGTTCGTGGAGGGCATCGCCCGGGCCAACCCGGGCCGGGTCGCGGTGGTGGACCTGTTCTCGGCGCCGTGCTTCGACGACCGCCGGCTCTGGGACGAGGACCGGCTGCACCTCTCCCCGGAGGGGCACCGCCGGGTGGCCGCGGCCGTCCTGGAGGCGCTGGGACGTCCGGCCGAGTTCGACTGGCGGGCGCCGCTGGCGCAGGCCGACCCGCGCGGGCGCCGCGAGGAGCTCGGCGCGGACCTGCGGTGGCTCCGCACGCACCTGGGCCCGTGGATCGGCCGCCGGCTGCTGGGCCACTCCTCGGGGGACGGGCGGGCGCCGAAGCGACCGGAACTCCTCCCGTACGAGAGCTGA
- a CDS encoding Mu transposase domain-containing protein gives MDEYFDVGRLRGQGWSISAIARHLGRDRKTVRTYLSGARVPGVRTPARDEFLVFLPYCRRRLADDPHLPATALFEEVAELGYHGGYSTFTRALRRNRLRPSCARCRPRVALDPPGEPVEGEELRFSWSPLAPPTPGSPLGAGPYLLTGSLRDPRRSRSALADGSEFPHLVEALDLVLRRLGGTAPRWRFDRTEPVCCPTTGRLAPAFAQVGRYYGVEITLDPADRTAGPDPVHEAVIGRCLSLAGGRGAQPVPQEPGGAPAREAEPVGAPPAPVDGAADGARLLDLPPVPFPARVHAFRMVDPEGMVAFRGNRYAVPPDLAGAVVQVRHRLDEPYLSIAATGGAVITRHLLAPRGAGMQVTDLGGAIVLERSPRLQLTGTPPCPDGATRRPLSPEATAEAEALRRALRERRPRPVGGPEAEAGGPG, from the coding sequence ATGGACGAGTACTTTGACGTCGGTCGGCTGCGCGGACAGGGATGGTCGATCTCGGCGATCGCCCGGCATCTGGGCCGCGACCGCAAGACGGTGCGGACCTATCTCTCGGGCGCCCGGGTCCCCGGGGTACGGACACCGGCCAGGGACGAGTTCCTCGTCTTCCTCCCGTACTGCCGGCGGCGGCTGGCGGACGACCCGCACCTTCCGGCCACCGCTCTGTTCGAGGAGGTCGCCGAACTCGGCTACCACGGCGGGTACTCCACCTTCACCCGCGCCCTGCGCCGGAACCGCCTGCGCCCGTCCTGCGCCCGCTGCCGACCGCGCGTCGCGCTCGATCCGCCGGGCGAGCCGGTCGAGGGCGAGGAGCTCCGGTTCAGCTGGTCGCCGCTGGCTCCCCCCACGCCCGGCAGTCCCCTCGGCGCGGGCCCGTACCTGCTGACGGGCTCACTCCGGGACCCCCGCCGGTCGCGGAGCGCGCTCGCCGACGGCAGCGAGTTCCCGCACCTGGTCGAGGCCCTCGACCTGGTGCTGAGGCGGCTCGGGGGCACCGCCCCGCGCTGGCGGTTCGACCGCACGGAACCGGTCTGCTGCCCGACGACCGGCCGGCTGGCCCCGGCGTTCGCCCAGGTCGGGCGGTACTACGGGGTGGAGATCACACTCGATCCGGCCGACCGCACCGCCGGGCCCGACCCGGTCCACGAGGCCGTGATCGGACGATGTCTGAGCCTCGCCGGCGGCCGCGGGGCGCAGCCGGTGCCGCAGGAGCCGGGGGGTGCGCCGGCCCGGGAGGCCGAGCCCGTCGGCGCGCCGCCGGCCCCCGTGGACGGGGCCGCCGACGGAGCGCGGCTGCTCGACCTGCCGCCCGTCCCGTTCCCGGCCCGGGTGCACGCCTTCCGCATGGTCGACCCGGAGGGCATGGTCGCCTTCCGCGGGAACCGCTACGCCGTGCCGCCCGACCTGGCCGGGGCGGTGGTGCAGGTCCGTCACCGCCTGGACGAGCCCTACCTCTCGATCGCGGCGACCGGCGGAGCCGTGATCACCCGCCACCTGCTGGCCCCCCGGGGCGCGGGGATGCAGGTCACCGACCTGGGAGGGGCGATCGTGCTGGAGCGGTCGCCGCGCCTCCAGCTCACCGGCACCCCGCCCTGCCCGGACGGCGCCACCCGCCGGCCGCTGTCCCCGGAGGCCACGGCCGAGGCGGAGGCGCTCCGGCGCGCGCTGCGGGAGCGCCGGCCGCGGCCGGTCGGCGGGCCGGAAGCCGAGGCGGGCGGCCCGGGGTAG